In the Styela clava chromosome 8, kaStyClav1.hap1.2, whole genome shotgun sequence genome, one interval contains:
- the LOC120346574 gene encoding linear primary-alkylsulfatase-like: MVNKYTYLTIGLTTVLVTVTGYIGVTIGNGGFHHGNGEDTFDYMSQPIAKTTDETESSRKLVEFTKTEFLTREVLKVSDNVYVAIGWALSNSIMIEGDDGIIIIDTTEAPQSMKEIMVEFRKITSKPVLAIMITHFHTDHLIGTSFIINEEKKVFPNTTIEIYTHELTKQLMFGFSDTYDIALKRGLRQLGAILPKNPDARTGAGLGPELRVDTETAFYIPVPTVTFSDRASYTIAGIKFELIYTPGETDDQITIFLPDTKVVFPGDNIYKTFPNLYAIRGSPARNSKRWYQSLDDMRALGGEFLVGSHTRPVEGKDAVYDTLLVYRDGIKYIHDQTVRLLNKGYFPGEIVEQVKLPENLAKHPNLQEHYGSVPWSVKGVFANYIGWFSGDPKDLHPMTQKDRASRMARLVAYGQTRKTTAVEVMLQEAQISHMNSHNHYLLTGKHILSDDKWALELADVVLEIGSLDANLTQVARQIKVSALRAIGVEQISANGRNYYLTYAMEVEYNITIQRTKAARAFVINDSPVYRVLDMLCAKVRGLHCQHNNYTVGLSFTDLNKGYAVSLRNSVCDVMEPVPSNVQFQVHLSTASDTFKSIAAEDLDLDTEVTLGTVKVVSGTVATYKKFLDCFDPINSV, translated from the exons ATGGTGAACAAATACACTTATTTAACGATAGGACTGACAACTGTGCTAGTCACTGTTACAGGCTACATTGGCGTGACAATCGGTAACGGCGGTTTTCACCATGGAAATGGTGAAGATACATTCGATTATATGTCCCAGCCAATTGCGAAAACGACTGACGAAACCGAATCATCACGCAAACTCGTGGAATTCACAAAGACTGAGTTCTTAACTCgtgaagttttgaaagttaGTGACAATGTCTATGTTGCTATAGGGTGGGCCTTGTCAAACAGCATTATGATTGAAG gCGACGATGGGATAATCATTATTGACACGACTGAAGCACCACAGAGCATGAAAGAAATTATGGTCGAATTCCGGAAAATTACCAGCAAACCTGTCCTAGCCATCATGATTACCCACTTCCACACTG ATCATCTTATTGGAACAAGTTTCattattaatgaagaaaagAAGGTTTTTCCAAATACTACCATTGAAATTTACACGCACGAACTAACAAAACAACTCATGTTTGGTTTCT CGGACACATACGACATCGCACTGAAACGTGGACTGCGTCAACTTGGAgcaattttaccaaaaaatCCGGATGCTCGTACCGGGGCTGGACTTGGTCCTGAATTGAGAGTAGATACGGAAACTGCTTTTTATATACCAGTCCCCACGGTTACGTTTAGCGATCGTGCATCATACACCATAGCAG GCATCAAATTCGAACTGATATACACGCCAGGGGAAACTGATGACCAAATTACCATATTCCTACCAGACACCAAAGTAGTGTTTCCAGGCGACAATATATACAAAACTTTCCCAAATTTGTATGCCATTCGCGGGAGTCCGGCTCGAAATAGCAAAAGATGGTATCAAAGCCTAGATGATATGAGAGCTTTGGGAGGTGAATTTTTGGTTGGATCTCACACAAGGCCCGTTGAAGGAAAGGATGCGGTGTATGATACTTTGTTGGTGTATAGGGACGGTATTAAATACATTCATGATCAGACGGTCAGGCTGTTGAACAAAGGTTATTTTCCTGGTGAGATCGTTGAACAAGTGAAGCTTCCCGAAAATCTAGCTAAACACCCAAATTTGCAAGAGCACTATGGATCAGTGCCATGGTCAGTAAAAGGTGTATTTGCCAATTACATCGGCTGGTTCAGCGGAGATCCGAAAGATTTACATCCTATGACCCAAAAAGATCGTGCTTCGAGAATGGCTCGTTTGGTGGCATACGGCCAGACCAGAAAGACCACGGCAGTGGAAGTCATGCTCCAGGAGGCTCAAATTTCTCATATGAATTCGCATAATCACTATCTTCTTACTGGAAAACATATATTGAGTGACGACAAATGGGCTCTTGAACTTGCAGACGTAGTTTTGGAAATCGGTAGCTTGGATGCTAATTTGACCCAAGTAGCACGTCAGATTAAAGTTAGTGCGTTAAGGGCAATAGGTGTGGAACAAATCAGTGCCAACGGACGCAACTATTATCTGACTTATGCTATGGAAGTTGAATACAACATCACAATTCAACGAACAAAAGCAGCACGGGCGTTTGTTATCAACGATTCTCCGGTGTATAGAGTGCTCGACATGCTATGTGCTAAAGTCAGAGGCTTACATTGTCAGCATAACAATTACACAGTCGGGTTGTCCTTCACGGATTTGAATAAGGGTTATGCTGTGTCTCTTCGAAACAGCGTTTGTGACGTTATGGAGCCAGTTCCATCAAACGTCCAGTTCCAGGTACATTTGTCGACCGCATCAGACACA